From Anoplopoma fimbria isolate UVic2021 breed Golden Eagle Sablefish chromosome 11, Afim_UVic_2022, whole genome shotgun sequence, one genomic window encodes:
- the LOC129097947 gene encoding protein NLRC3-like isoform X1, producing MNLCEEREDDVPPSKVSLSVENVSQTKAKRRPVQHERPDSPEPSVVSMKSDHSMPEPLTFRDGNHSTEQRVQKERPDSPEPSVVSMKSDHSMPEPLTFRDGNHSTEQRVQKERPDSPEPSVVSMKSDHSMPEPLTFRDGNHSTEQRVQKERPDPPEPSVVSMKSDHSMPEPLTFRDRNPSTELRADQEKSKVPISHSDNEHNEADLASIFMLLEENIITFVKTELKKFQGVLSPDYPECFERQKKDEEEVVDGGEEEQRKSSTGALLKIALHFLRRMKQEELADSLQTRTLAAEPQNKLKINLTEKFQCLFEGIAKAGNPTLLNDIYTELYITEGGSGEVNDEHEIWQIETASRKPSRPETLIACKDIFQPLPGRDHQPIRTVLTKGVAGIGKTVLTHKFTLDWAEGKTNQNIQFTFPFTFRELNVLKKKKYSLVELVHHFFTETKEAGLCRFEEFPVVFIFDGLDECRLPLDFHNNEILTDITESTSVDVLLTNLIWGKLLPSARLWITTRPAAANRIPPECVGLMTEVRGFTDPQKEEYFRKRFGDEEQASRIISHIKTSQSLHIMCHIPVFCWIAASVLDHVLRADENRELPKTLTEMYIHFLVVQSKVGHVKYYGGAETDPLWNSKTSKIIMSLGKLAFEQLQKGNLIFYESDLIECGIDIKAASVCSGVFTQIFKEERGLYQDKVFCFVHLSIQEFLAALYVFVTFIKAGVNLLSEPQSSSCWPQLTWEKSKVNPLYKSAVDKIVQSLNGHLDLFLRFLLGFSLQTNQTLLRELLTPSGGSFQNYQETVKYIKRMIRRNPSPERCINLFHCLNELNDHSLVEEIQHYLNSGSLSTDKLSPSQWSALVFILLSSEKDLDVFDLRKYSASEEGLLRLLPVVKSSRISCLRDCELSERSCEALASVLVSKSSNLRELDLSNNDLQDSGLNLLIAGLQSPLCRLETLRLSGCNFSEKNSEALALIGTQPTSLRELDLSNNDLQDSGVNLLSAGLASPHCTLEILRLSGCQVTVEGCASLASALRSNPSHLRELDLSYNHPGDTGVELLSTLLEDPHWRLDTLCVDHGGRHRLKPFMFVCDLTLDPNTASRKLSLSNDNKTVTEVKEEQPYPDHPERFHHWKQVLCRDGLAGRCYWEVEWSGWVNIGVAYKAIKRTGEREECCLGENDKSWGLFCTANGYSACHDKRTTEIRGSRASFGAGRVAVYLDWPAGILSFYRVSADKLIHLHTFHCPFTEPLYPLLRFNLTSMSGSSVSLCKIEWEESAPV from the exons ATGAAcctgtgtgaggagagagaggacgatGTCCCACCTTctaaagtctctctctctgtggaaaACGTCAGCCAGACCAAAGCTAAGAG AAGGCCAGTCCAGCATGAGAGACCAGACTCCCCTGAACCCAGCGttgtgtccatgaagagtgaccACTCCATGCCTGAACCCTTAACCTTTAGAGATGGAAATCACTCTACAGAGCAGAG AGTCCAGAAGGAGAGACCAGACTCCCCTGAACCCAGCGttgtgtccatgaagagtgaccACTCCATGCCTGAACCCTTAACCTTTAGAGATGGAAATCACTCTACAGAGCAGAG AGTCCAGAAGGAGAGACCAGACTCCCCTGAACCCAGCGttgtgtccatgaagagtgaccACTCCATGCCTGAACCCTTAACCTTTAGAGATGGAAATCACTCTACAGAGCAGAG AGTCCAGAAGGAGAGACCAGACCCCCCTGAACCCAGCGTTGTGTCTATGAAGAGTGACCACTCCATGCCTGAACCCTTAACCTTCAGAGATAGAAATCCCTCTACAGAGCTGAG agcCGACCAGGAGAAATCCAAGGTTCCCATCAGTCACTCTGACAATGAACACAATGAGGCAGATCTGGCCTCCATATTCATG CTTCTAGAGGAGAACATCATCACTTTTGTGAAGACTGAGCTGAAGAAGTTCCAGGGAGTTCTTAGTCCTGATTACCCAGAGTGCTTTGAGAGGCAGaagaaggatgaggaggaggtggtggatggtggagaggaagaacagaggaAAAGCAGCACAGGGGCACTTTTGAAGATTGCACTGCACTTCTTGAGGAGaatgaagcaggaggagctTGCTGACTCTCTACAGACCA GAACTCTTGCTGCAGAGCcccaaaataaactcaaaataaacCTGACAGAGAAGTTCCAGTGTTTGTTTGAGGGAATTGCTAAAGCAGGAAACCCAACACTCCTGAATGACATTTACACAGAGCTCTACATCACAGAGGGAGGCAGTGGAGAGGTCAATGATGAACATGAGATCTGGCAGATTGAAACAGCATCCAGGAAACCATCAAGACCGGAAACTTTGATTGCATGTAAAGACATCTTCCAACCGTTACCCGGGAGGGatcatcaaccaatcagaacagTGCTGACAAAGGGAGTGGCCGGCATTGGGAAAACAGTTCTAACACATAAGTTCACTCTGGACTGGGCTGAAGGTAAAACCAACCAAAACATTCAGTTCACGTTCCCATTCACTTTCAGAGAGCTGaatgtgttgaaaaagaaaaagtacagcCTGGTGGAGCTTGTTCATCACTTCTTTACTGAAACCAAAGAAGCAGGGCTCTGCAGGTTTGAAGAGTTCCCAGTTGTGTTCATCTTCGACGGGCTGGATGAGTGTCGACTTCCTCTGGACTTCCACAACAATGAGATCCTGACGGATATTACAGAGTCAACCTCAGTGGATGTGCTGCTGACAAACCTCATCTGGGGGAAACTGCTTCCCTCTGCTCGCCTCTGGATAACCACTCGGCCTGCAGCAGCCAATCGGATCCCTCCTGAGTGTGTCGGTTTGAtgacagaggtcagagggttcACTGACCCCCAGAAGGAGGAGTACTTCAGGAAGAGATTCGGAGATGAGGAGCAGGCCAGCAGAATCATCTCCCACATCAAGACTTCACAAAGCCTCCACATCATGTGTCACATCCCAGTCTTCTGCTGGATTGCTGCTTCAGTTCTGGACCATGTGTTGAGAGCGGATGAGAACAGGGAGTTACCCAAGACCCTGACTGAGATGTACATCCACTTCCTGGTGGTTCAGTCCAAAGTAGGGCACGTCAAGTATTATGGAGGAGCTGAGACGGATCCACTCTGGAATTCCAAGACCAGCAAGATCATCATGTCTCTGGGAAAACTGGCTTTTGAGCAGCTGCAGAAAGGAAACTTGATCTTCTACGAATCCGACTTAATAGAGTGTGGCATTGATATCAAAGCGGCCTCGGTGTGCTCAGGGGTGTTCACACAGATCtttaaagaggagagagggttgTACCAGGACAAGGTGTTCTGTTTTGTCCATTTGAGTATTCAGGAATTTCTGGCTGCTCTATATGTTTTTGTGACATTCATCAAAGCTGGTGTCAACCTGCTGTCAGAACCACAATCAAGTTCCTGCTGGCCCCAGCTGACATGGGAGAAGTCCAAGGTGAATCCGCTGTACAAAAGTGCTGTAGACAAGATCGTGCAGAGTCTAAATGGACATCTGGACTTGTTTCTTCGCTTCCTACTGGGGTTCTCACTGCAGACCAATCAGACCCTTTTGCGAGAACTGCTGACACCATCAGGGGGCAGCTTCCAGAACTATCAGGAAACAGTCAAATACATCAAGAGGATGATCCGGAGGAATCCGTCTCCTGAGCGCTGCATCAACCTGTTCCACTGTCTGAATGAGCTCAATGATCATTCTCTAGTGGAGGAGATCCAACATTACCTGAATTCAGGAAGCCTCTCCACGGACAAACTGTCGCCTTCTCAGTGGTCAGCTCTGGTTTTCATCTTACTGTCATCAGAAAAAGACCTGGATGTGTTTGACTTGAGGAAATACTCTGCTTCAGAGGAAGGTCTCCTGAGGCTGCTGCCAGTGGTTAAATCTTCAAGAATATCCTG CCTGAGAGACTGTGAGCTGTCAGAGAGAAGCTGCGAAGCTCTGGCCTCTGTTCTTGTATCCAAGTCCTCCAATCTGAGAGAACTGGATTTGAGTAACAAtgacctgcaggattcaggattAAACCTGCTGATTGCAGGACTGCAGAGTCCTCTCTGCAGACTAGAAACTCTACG GTTGAGTGGCTGTAACTTCTCAGAGAAAAATTCTGAGGCTCTGGCCTTAATCGGCACACAGCCCACCAGTCTGAGAGAGCTAGACCTGAGTAACAAtgacctgcaggattcaggagtgaatctgctctctgctggccTGGCGAGTCCCCACTGTACACTGGAAATTCTACG GTTATCAGGCTGTCAGGTCACAGTGGAAGGCTGTGCCTCTTTGGCTTCAGCTCTGAGATCCAACCCGTCCCATCtaagagagctggacctgagctacaatcATCCAGGAGACACAGGGGTCGAGCTGCTCTCTACTTTACTGGAGGATCCGCACTGGAGACTGGACACTCTTTG TGTGGACCACGGTGGACGACATCGCTTGAAACCCTTCATGT TTGTCTGCGACCTCACGCTGGACCCAAACACAGCAAGCAGGAAGCTCTCTTTGTCCAACGACAACAAAACAGTGACAGAGGTGAAAGAGGAGCAGCCTTACCCCGATCACCCGGAGCGATTTCACCACTGGAAGCAGGTTCTGTGTAGAGATGGTTTGGCTGGGCGCTGCtactgggaggtggagtggAGCGGATGGGTCAACATTGGAGTGGCGTACAAAGCAATCAAAAGGACGGGAGAGCGTGAAGAGTGTTGTCTTGGCGAGAACGACAAGTCCTGGGGCCTCTTCTGTACTGCTAACGGTTACTCTGCCTGTCACGATAAAAGGACAACGGAGATACGAGGTAGCCGAGCCTCCTTTGGTGCTGGCAGAGTAGCAGTGTATCTGGACTGGCCTGCTGGTATCCTGTCCTTCTACAGAGTCTCTGCTGACAAACTGATCCACCTCCACACCTTCCACTGCCCATTCACTGAACCCCTCTATCCCCTGCTCCGGTTTAATTTAACGTCTATGTCTGGTTCTTCGGTGTCTCTGTGTAAGATTGAATGGGAGGAATCAGCTCCAGTGTAA
- the LOC129097947 gene encoding protein NLRC3-like isoform X2, whose translation MNLCEEREDDVPPSKVSLSVENVSQTKAKRPVQHERPDSPEPSVVSMKSDHSMPEPLTFRDGNHSTEQRVQKERPDSPEPSVVSMKSDHSMPEPLTFRDGNHSTEQRVQKERPDSPEPSVVSMKSDHSMPEPLTFRDGNHSTEQRVQKERPDPPEPSVVSMKSDHSMPEPLTFRDRNPSTELRADQEKSKVPISHSDNEHNEADLASIFMLLEENIITFVKTELKKFQGVLSPDYPECFERQKKDEEEVVDGGEEEQRKSSTGALLKIALHFLRRMKQEELADSLQTRTLAAEPQNKLKINLTEKFQCLFEGIAKAGNPTLLNDIYTELYITEGGSGEVNDEHEIWQIETASRKPSRPETLIACKDIFQPLPGRDHQPIRTVLTKGVAGIGKTVLTHKFTLDWAEGKTNQNIQFTFPFTFRELNVLKKKKYSLVELVHHFFTETKEAGLCRFEEFPVVFIFDGLDECRLPLDFHNNEILTDITESTSVDVLLTNLIWGKLLPSARLWITTRPAAANRIPPECVGLMTEVRGFTDPQKEEYFRKRFGDEEQASRIISHIKTSQSLHIMCHIPVFCWIAASVLDHVLRADENRELPKTLTEMYIHFLVVQSKVGHVKYYGGAETDPLWNSKTSKIIMSLGKLAFEQLQKGNLIFYESDLIECGIDIKAASVCSGVFTQIFKEERGLYQDKVFCFVHLSIQEFLAALYVFVTFIKAGVNLLSEPQSSSCWPQLTWEKSKVNPLYKSAVDKIVQSLNGHLDLFLRFLLGFSLQTNQTLLRELLTPSGGSFQNYQETVKYIKRMIRRNPSPERCINLFHCLNELNDHSLVEEIQHYLNSGSLSTDKLSPSQWSALVFILLSSEKDLDVFDLRKYSASEEGLLRLLPVVKSSRISCLRDCELSERSCEALASVLVSKSSNLRELDLSNNDLQDSGLNLLIAGLQSPLCRLETLRLSGCNFSEKNSEALALIGTQPTSLRELDLSNNDLQDSGVNLLSAGLASPHCTLEILRLSGCQVTVEGCASLASALRSNPSHLRELDLSYNHPGDTGVELLSTLLEDPHWRLDTLCVDHGGRHRLKPFMFVCDLTLDPNTASRKLSLSNDNKTVTEVKEEQPYPDHPERFHHWKQVLCRDGLAGRCYWEVEWSGWVNIGVAYKAIKRTGEREECCLGENDKSWGLFCTANGYSACHDKRTTEIRGSRASFGAGRVAVYLDWPAGILSFYRVSADKLIHLHTFHCPFTEPLYPLLRFNLTSMSGSSVSLCKIEWEESAPV comes from the exons ATGAAcctgtgtgaggagagagaggacgatGTCCCACCTTctaaagtctctctctctgtggaaaACGTCAGCCAGACCAAAGCTAAGAG GCCAGTCCAGCATGAGAGACCAGACTCCCCTGAACCCAGCGttgtgtccatgaagagtgaccACTCCATGCCTGAACCCTTAACCTTTAGAGATGGAAATCACTCTACAGAGCAGAG AGTCCAGAAGGAGAGACCAGACTCCCCTGAACCCAGCGttgtgtccatgaagagtgaccACTCCATGCCTGAACCCTTAACCTTTAGAGATGGAAATCACTCTACAGAGCAGAG AGTCCAGAAGGAGAGACCAGACTCCCCTGAACCCAGCGttgtgtccatgaagagtgaccACTCCATGCCTGAACCCTTAACCTTTAGAGATGGAAATCACTCTACAGAGCAGAG AGTCCAGAAGGAGAGACCAGACCCCCCTGAACCCAGCGTTGTGTCTATGAAGAGTGACCACTCCATGCCTGAACCCTTAACCTTCAGAGATAGAAATCCCTCTACAGAGCTGAG agcCGACCAGGAGAAATCCAAGGTTCCCATCAGTCACTCTGACAATGAACACAATGAGGCAGATCTGGCCTCCATATTCATG CTTCTAGAGGAGAACATCATCACTTTTGTGAAGACTGAGCTGAAGAAGTTCCAGGGAGTTCTTAGTCCTGATTACCCAGAGTGCTTTGAGAGGCAGaagaaggatgaggaggaggtggtggatggtggagaggaagaacagaggaAAAGCAGCACAGGGGCACTTTTGAAGATTGCACTGCACTTCTTGAGGAGaatgaagcaggaggagctTGCTGACTCTCTACAGACCA GAACTCTTGCTGCAGAGCcccaaaataaactcaaaataaacCTGACAGAGAAGTTCCAGTGTTTGTTTGAGGGAATTGCTAAAGCAGGAAACCCAACACTCCTGAATGACATTTACACAGAGCTCTACATCACAGAGGGAGGCAGTGGAGAGGTCAATGATGAACATGAGATCTGGCAGATTGAAACAGCATCCAGGAAACCATCAAGACCGGAAACTTTGATTGCATGTAAAGACATCTTCCAACCGTTACCCGGGAGGGatcatcaaccaatcagaacagTGCTGACAAAGGGAGTGGCCGGCATTGGGAAAACAGTTCTAACACATAAGTTCACTCTGGACTGGGCTGAAGGTAAAACCAACCAAAACATTCAGTTCACGTTCCCATTCACTTTCAGAGAGCTGaatgtgttgaaaaagaaaaagtacagcCTGGTGGAGCTTGTTCATCACTTCTTTACTGAAACCAAAGAAGCAGGGCTCTGCAGGTTTGAAGAGTTCCCAGTTGTGTTCATCTTCGACGGGCTGGATGAGTGTCGACTTCCTCTGGACTTCCACAACAATGAGATCCTGACGGATATTACAGAGTCAACCTCAGTGGATGTGCTGCTGACAAACCTCATCTGGGGGAAACTGCTTCCCTCTGCTCGCCTCTGGATAACCACTCGGCCTGCAGCAGCCAATCGGATCCCTCCTGAGTGTGTCGGTTTGAtgacagaggtcagagggttcACTGACCCCCAGAAGGAGGAGTACTTCAGGAAGAGATTCGGAGATGAGGAGCAGGCCAGCAGAATCATCTCCCACATCAAGACTTCACAAAGCCTCCACATCATGTGTCACATCCCAGTCTTCTGCTGGATTGCTGCTTCAGTTCTGGACCATGTGTTGAGAGCGGATGAGAACAGGGAGTTACCCAAGACCCTGACTGAGATGTACATCCACTTCCTGGTGGTTCAGTCCAAAGTAGGGCACGTCAAGTATTATGGAGGAGCTGAGACGGATCCACTCTGGAATTCCAAGACCAGCAAGATCATCATGTCTCTGGGAAAACTGGCTTTTGAGCAGCTGCAGAAAGGAAACTTGATCTTCTACGAATCCGACTTAATAGAGTGTGGCATTGATATCAAAGCGGCCTCGGTGTGCTCAGGGGTGTTCACACAGATCtttaaagaggagagagggttgTACCAGGACAAGGTGTTCTGTTTTGTCCATTTGAGTATTCAGGAATTTCTGGCTGCTCTATATGTTTTTGTGACATTCATCAAAGCTGGTGTCAACCTGCTGTCAGAACCACAATCAAGTTCCTGCTGGCCCCAGCTGACATGGGAGAAGTCCAAGGTGAATCCGCTGTACAAAAGTGCTGTAGACAAGATCGTGCAGAGTCTAAATGGACATCTGGACTTGTTTCTTCGCTTCCTACTGGGGTTCTCACTGCAGACCAATCAGACCCTTTTGCGAGAACTGCTGACACCATCAGGGGGCAGCTTCCAGAACTATCAGGAAACAGTCAAATACATCAAGAGGATGATCCGGAGGAATCCGTCTCCTGAGCGCTGCATCAACCTGTTCCACTGTCTGAATGAGCTCAATGATCATTCTCTAGTGGAGGAGATCCAACATTACCTGAATTCAGGAAGCCTCTCCACGGACAAACTGTCGCCTTCTCAGTGGTCAGCTCTGGTTTTCATCTTACTGTCATCAGAAAAAGACCTGGATGTGTTTGACTTGAGGAAATACTCTGCTTCAGAGGAAGGTCTCCTGAGGCTGCTGCCAGTGGTTAAATCTTCAAGAATATCCTG CCTGAGAGACTGTGAGCTGTCAGAGAGAAGCTGCGAAGCTCTGGCCTCTGTTCTTGTATCCAAGTCCTCCAATCTGAGAGAACTGGATTTGAGTAACAAtgacctgcaggattcaggattAAACCTGCTGATTGCAGGACTGCAGAGTCCTCTCTGCAGACTAGAAACTCTACG GTTGAGTGGCTGTAACTTCTCAGAGAAAAATTCTGAGGCTCTGGCCTTAATCGGCACACAGCCCACCAGTCTGAGAGAGCTAGACCTGAGTAACAAtgacctgcaggattcaggagtgaatctgctctctgctggccTGGCGAGTCCCCACTGTACACTGGAAATTCTACG GTTATCAGGCTGTCAGGTCACAGTGGAAGGCTGTGCCTCTTTGGCTTCAGCTCTGAGATCCAACCCGTCCCATCtaagagagctggacctgagctacaatcATCCAGGAGACACAGGGGTCGAGCTGCTCTCTACTTTACTGGAGGATCCGCACTGGAGACTGGACACTCTTTG TGTGGACCACGGTGGACGACATCGCTTGAAACCCTTCATGT TTGTCTGCGACCTCACGCTGGACCCAAACACAGCAAGCAGGAAGCTCTCTTTGTCCAACGACAACAAAACAGTGACAGAGGTGAAAGAGGAGCAGCCTTACCCCGATCACCCGGAGCGATTTCACCACTGGAAGCAGGTTCTGTGTAGAGATGGTTTGGCTGGGCGCTGCtactgggaggtggagtggAGCGGATGGGTCAACATTGGAGTGGCGTACAAAGCAATCAAAAGGACGGGAGAGCGTGAAGAGTGTTGTCTTGGCGAGAACGACAAGTCCTGGGGCCTCTTCTGTACTGCTAACGGTTACTCTGCCTGTCACGATAAAAGGACAACGGAGATACGAGGTAGCCGAGCCTCCTTTGGTGCTGGCAGAGTAGCAGTGTATCTGGACTGGCCTGCTGGTATCCTGTCCTTCTACAGAGTCTCTGCTGACAAACTGATCCACCTCCACACCTTCCACTGCCCATTCACTGAACCCCTCTATCCCCTGCTCCGGTTTAATTTAACGTCTATGTCTGGTTCTTCGGTGTCTCTGTGTAAGATTGAATGGGAGGAATCAGCTCCAGTGTAA